One window of the Sparus aurata chromosome 17, fSpaAur1.1, whole genome shotgun sequence genome contains the following:
- the macc1 gene encoding metastasis-associated in colon cancer protein 1, protein MAARRTTSFRRVGSLMRSKSEGTLIDLDDSVSASDNLNGLFGTRTPQNSDQLLLQPEVALSVQSKNPFWNKLSGSNPFLDDIVHSSTDKHISNTANSKQDDKKHLDTNNDDASTSSSDEGNVGNFLENKHKVNNRSGRWRSASDILGDLERKVPKREDSFRPPGPVLNPDFEWLKNDREAYKMAWLSHRQLTRSCLDLNLMSQSPGWAQTQATDFQVICKIGHAGGSVQLPESEICIHIPTGHVPPGEVQEVTLKAMLDPPPGLNNNYVTTMSPLVEVVLGNISTKEGISLDIKLSGKVKSDPISEVMTTMVGLVSNKREGPYLKVNDCYIHKNMMQMKLQDLKTHFYVVAVAEASAIEPPATSVWDYLERQITVAVYGPRYIHPSFKVVIVVCSHEHVPPKLPFSVVCKGNKNQPLLLLQLWGKHSFKPEKVNNFNVALTLTDSVFKIKPEDKLKEVRQSQLKIGTVLHLPVALSCASNAEMTPFKLDLQVNESNAATVAHFHVPSPPTAPIRSEKRVSRQVEKRIEMARAPPIPEESFPDSLKFTDRPVNLQWYGVALKSVLRQPRVDYLLEYFKGDTVALLSRDTVRSVGNSKVKEWYIGFLRGRTGLVHCKNIKLITRDQVIDFTGIHLTTEVLLDNMTLPFKKLTYMYSNIQTLVTEHITSWRAFADALQYKNLSLDTITRRYAETEADKVASVLEKLKEDCHAEKTRKKFLHELMVGLLKMDSVNVVTQLIQNTVILSTAVELGTRWRELAEKMGKLSSAQIAGYEAPHRGKSGEVGPQSMWKPAYDFLYSWSLRYGDSYRDMIQDLHLFLDKMKNPATKQWRQLTGALITVNCLDLFRASAYPNS, encoded by the exons ATGGCAGCTAGAAGAACAACGTCCTTTCGTCGTGTTGGGAGTCTGATGCGGAGTAAATCTGAGGGGACACTGATTGATCTGGACGACAGTGTTTCAGCCAGTGACAACCTGAACG GTTTGTTCGGGACACGGACACCACAGAACTCAGACCAACTGCTTTTACAGCCAGAAGTTGCACTTTCTGTTCAGTCAAAAAACCCCTTTTGGAACAAACTGTCTGGATCAAATCCTTTCCTAGATGACATTGTACACAGtagcacagacaaacacatttccaacaCAGCAAACTCAAAACAAGACGATAAAAAGCATTTGGACACAAACAACGATGACGCCAGTACTTCGTCTTCCGATGAGGGCAATGTGGGGaactttttggaaaataaacacaaagttaACAACAGATCGGGGAGATGGAGAAGTGCTTCAGACATTCTTGGTGATCTGGAGAGAAAAGTGCCAAAACGGGAGGACAGCTTCAGGCCGCCTGGGCCGGTGCTGAACCCAGATTTTGAGTGGCTAAAGAACGACAGAGAGGCCTATAAGATGGCTTGGCTGAGCCACAGGCAGCTAACCCGCTCATGCCTGGACTTAAACCTGATGAGCCAGAGTCCAGGGTGGGCTCAGACCCAGGCCACAGACTTTCAGGTCATCTGCAAGATCGGCCATGCTGGAGGCTCGGTACAGTTGCCAGAATCAGAAATATGCATCCATATCCCAACGGGTCATGTTCCTCCGGGAGAGGTCCAGGAAGTTACACTTAAGGCGATGCTGGACCCTCCTCCTGGACTCAATAACAACTATGTGACAACCATGAGTCCACTTGTGGAGGTGGTCCTTGGCAACATCAGCACAAAGGAGGGTATCTCTCTGGACATTAAGCTGTCTGGAAAGGTGAAGAGCGACCCGATTAGTGAGGTTATGACTACCATGGTGGGGCTGGTGTCCAACAAAAGAGAGGGACCTTATCTAAAAGTGAACGACTGCTACATTCACAAGAACATGATGCAGATGAAGCTCCAGGATCTGAAGACACATTTTTATGTGGTTGCAGTCGCGGAGGCGTCTGCAATCGAGCCCCCTGCTACATCAGTGTGGGATTACCTTGAACGTCAAATCACAGTGGCAGTTTATGGCCCCAGgtacatccatccatcattcAAGGTTGTAATAGTGGTTTGCAGTCATGAGCATGTTCCACCGAAGCTTCCGTTTTCAGTCGTCtgcaaaggaaacaaaaaccaGCCTCTACTTTTGCTGCAGCTTTGGGGGAAACACAGTTTTAAGCCAGAGAAAGTGAACAACTTTAATGTTGCTCTTACTCTCACAGACTCTGTGTTTAAAATCAAACCTGAGGACAAACTGAAAGAAGTGAGACAAAGTCAGCTCAAAATAGGAACAGTGTTGCATCTGCCAGTTGCGTTATCTTGTGCTAGTAATGCGGAAATGACTCCTTTTAAATTGGACCTACAAGTGAACGAATCCAACGCTGCAACTGTTGCACATTTCCACGTGCCTTCCCCTCCCACGGCACCCATCAGATCTGAAAAGCGAGTGTCAAGGCAGGTAGAAAAGCGGATTGAAATGGCTAGAGCCCCACCTATTCCTGAGGAAAGTTTCCCAGATTCCCTCAAATTCACAGACAGACCTGTGAACCTACAGTGGTACGGTGTAGCCCTGAAGTCAGTGCTCCGTCAGCCACGAGTAGACTACCTTCTGGAGTATTTCAAGGGCGACACTGTGGCTCTTCTCTCCAGAGACACTGTGAGGTCAGTGGGTAACTCAAAAGTGAAGGAGTGGTATATCGGATTCCTCCGAGGCAGGACCGGTTTGGTTCACTGCAAAAACATCAAGCTCATAACCAGAGACCAGGTGATCGACTTCACCGGCATTCACCTCACCACAGAGGTCCTCCTGGACAACATGACGCTGCCCTTCAAGAAGCTTACTTACATGTACTCCAACATCCAGACACTCGTCACTGAGCACATAACCAGCTGGAGAGCTTTTGCCGATGCCTTACAGTACAAGAACTTGTCGCTTGACACCATCACACGTAGGTACGCTGAAACTGAGGCTGATAAAGTGGCCAGTGTGCTTGAAAAGCTGAAGGAAGACTGCCACGCCGAGAAGACCAGGAAAAAGTTTCTGCATGAGCTCATGGTG GGTCTGTTGAAGATGGACTCTGTGAATGTTGTGACGCAGCTGATACAGAACACAGTCATTCTGTCCACCGCTGTCGAGCTAGGAACACGATGGAGAGAGCTCGCAGAGAAGATGGGAAAACTCTCTAGTGCTCAGATAGCAGGATATGAGGCTCCGCACCGAGGGAAGAGTGGAGAAGTCGGTCCCCAG TCGATGTGGAAGCCCGCCTATGACTTTCTGTACTCCTGGAGTCTGCGTTACGGAGACAGCTACAGGGACATGATCCAGGATCTACACCTGTTCctggacaaaatgaaaaaccCTGCCACCAAGCAGTGGAGGCAGCTGACCGGCGCCCTCATCACAGTGAACTGTCTTGATCTCTTTCGAGCCTCCGCGTACCCAAACTCCTAA